A genomic stretch from Mycobacterium paraterrae includes:
- a CDS encoding maleylpyruvate isomerase family mycothiol-dependent enzyme, producing the protein MGLNYGEAPRLVSMNDAAVAYRRICARVDALVRGRDDIAELPVPACPGWTIRQVVAHLVGVAQDIVALNLDEKGTAPWANAQVARLGEHSIDELLARWAQSLDAVSTNLALASDAGVCQLVFDTLTHEHDIRGALGEPGSRTGDLTFTTALSFMTTTGDQFIRHARLPSFRLSTPSLGAVQMGDPHTAPGQLALSISDFDALRSFGGRRSVKQLLALPWDKDPTLLMPAFTQLLPALTNGGLRPPSHDLIE; encoded by the coding sequence ATGGGTCTGAATTACGGCGAAGCGCCGCGACTGGTCTCGATGAACGATGCGGCCGTCGCCTACCGCCGCATCTGCGCACGGGTCGATGCGCTGGTGCGCGGTCGCGACGACATCGCCGAACTCCCAGTCCCGGCATGTCCTGGCTGGACGATCAGACAGGTTGTTGCGCATTTGGTCGGCGTCGCCCAAGACATCGTCGCGCTGAACCTGGACGAGAAAGGCACCGCGCCCTGGGCGAACGCGCAAGTCGCACGGCTAGGCGAGCACAGCATCGACGAGTTGCTCGCTCGATGGGCGCAGTCGCTTGATGCGGTGTCGACGAATCTCGCCCTCGCCTCTGATGCTGGGGTGTGCCAACTCGTCTTCGACACCTTGACGCATGAGCACGACATACGCGGGGCGTTGGGTGAACCTGGCTCTCGCACTGGCGATCTCACGTTCACGACAGCATTGAGCTTCATGACGACGACGGGTGACCAATTCATCCGGCATGCGCGGCTGCCGTCATTCCGGTTGTCCACGCCCTCGCTCGGAGCTGTCCAGATGGGCGACCCGCACACCGCGCCCGGTCAGCTTGCGCTCAGCATCTCCGACTTCGACGCCTTGCGGTCCTTTGGCGGCAGACGCAGCGTCAAGCAACTGCTCGCCCTCCCATGGGACAAAGACCCCACACTTTTGATGCCCGCCTTCACCCAGCTACTTCCCGCCTTAACCAATGGCGGCTTACGGCCACCGTCGCATGACCTCATCGAATGA
- a CDS encoding PE-PPE domain-containing protein, producing the protein MIGRVSDWPRFGLLAGAGGVVMALTSVLTAATAFGDADDPLWGSETAIILGGTGEPTPSTSFAQAAENLYLHPLGFDGGATSSTVCDMVATDPCAAPLQVLTTPELFQQGPSSVTDADDVVLAVRNEFDVNPGAFNAEHPLTIFGYSQSATAESIAMSQLAQDGIPSDDLHFVFIGDPSLPSGIGPNLVPALDSVYGHGSSQETAILNALGMDSAVEHLTPNDLYPTTIYTLDGDGIADFQQDFTAGGLMNALINVFTTHTAYLGLTPTQIADATTSIDGDLTQIDISDNINTLDALIGAVEHGLASSGAFASLFESLELYLFNTF; encoded by the coding sequence ATGATTGGTCGGGTGTCGGATTGGCCGCGGTTCGGCTTACTGGCGGGCGCTGGCGGCGTGGTGATGGCGCTGACGTCCGTGCTGACGGCGGCGACCGCATTCGGCGACGCGGACGACCCGCTCTGGGGCAGCGAGACGGCGATCATCCTCGGCGGAACGGGCGAGCCCACCCCGTCGACGTCCTTTGCCCAAGCCGCCGAGAACCTGTATTTGCATCCGCTGGGTTTCGACGGTGGCGCGACCTCGTCGACGGTCTGCGATATGGTCGCCACCGACCCCTGTGCCGCACCGCTGCAGGTGTTGACCACCCCCGAACTATTCCAGCAGGGCCCCAGCAGTGTGACCGACGCCGACGACGTCGTTCTCGCCGTGCGTAACGAATTCGACGTCAACCCAGGCGCTTTCAACGCCGAGCACCCGCTCACGATCTTCGGCTACTCACAGAGCGCGACTGCGGAATCGATCGCCATGTCACAGCTCGCCCAAGACGGCATTCCCAGCGACGATCTGCACTTCGTGTTCATCGGCGACCCCTCCCTCCCGAGCGGAATCGGGCCCAACCTAGTGCCGGCCCTCGACTCGGTGTACGGCCACGGCTCGAGTCAGGAGACCGCCATCCTCAACGCGCTTGGAATGGACAGCGCCGTGGAACACCTGACGCCAAACGATCTGTATCCGACGACGATCTACACACTCGACGGCGACGGCATTGCCGACTTCCAACAAGACTTCACGGCTGGCGGCCTGATGAACGCATTGATCAACGTGTTCACCACGCACACGGCATATCTGGGCCTGACACCGACGCAAATCGCCGATGCCACCACCTCGATCGACGGTGACCTCACACAAATCGATATCTCGGACAACATCAACACCCTCGACGCACTTATCGGCGCAGTCGAGCATGGGCTCGCCAGCAGCGGAGCATTCGCGAGCCTCTTCGAGTCCCTGGAGTTGTACTTGTTCAACACGTTCTGA
- a CDS encoding TetR/AcrR family transcriptional regulator: MEVIAQDAGYSRAALYRQFPNRESLDAALIQRTTQRHMMRLLEGRDSMDPIETVVEILVIVATELAHDPLLRTISEAADEGTVAQMLANSATVSRLAEPTIEAILRQDDGERFRSGIRPQDLTQFLTTTALSLLLGIVPDSENADVARDYIETFILPAFINDPPQPRVVFPLRVDNDPG; encoded by the coding sequence ATGGAAGTCATCGCACAGGACGCCGGCTACTCACGGGCCGCGCTTTACCGCCAGTTCCCCAACCGTGAAAGCCTTGACGCCGCGCTTATTCAGCGGACGACGCAACGGCACATGATGCGCCTGCTCGAGGGCCGCGACAGCATGGACCCCATCGAGACCGTCGTGGAAATTCTGGTGATCGTCGCCACTGAACTTGCCCACGACCCGCTCCTTCGAACCATCTCCGAGGCGGCCGACGAGGGCACGGTGGCCCAGATGCTGGCTAACAGCGCCACAGTCAGCCGGCTCGCAGAACCGACGATCGAAGCTATCCTCCGCCAAGACGACGGGGAGCGGTTCCGAAGCGGCATCCGTCCGCAAGACCTCACCCAGTTTCTCACCACGACTGCCCTGAGCTTGCTGCTCGGCATCGTTCCCGACAGCGAAAACGCCGACGTCGCAAGAGATTACATCGAGACCTTTATTCTTCCCGCCTTCATCAACGATCCACCACAGCCACGCGTGGTGTTCCCCTTGCGGGTCGACAACGACCCAGGCTAG
- a CDS encoding MOSC and FAD-binding oxidoreductase domain-containing protein, translated as MAKLVSVNVGMPKDVAWQGRNVYTGIWKSPVTGPRMVRRLNIDGDGQGDLAGHGGEIRAVLVYQLASYDHWAAELGRSDLEPGAFGENFTVDGLPDDEVCIGDRYRIGEAVLEVTQPRVTCYRVGIRLGEPRMPALLVSHRRPGFYCRVLAEGEVEAGQAIEKIADGPEKITVAEIDALLYLPGHRRDALQRALGIPALSPGWKWSLQKLLDQDTGTAAGNSGLTGSSTPPPAWPGFRQLRVIGIHDESHSVRSISLADPDNTALPKWLPGQSITVRVPAGPDGAPLIRNYSLSNDPGSGTYRISVKREPSGTVSSYIHAHVRPDDVLDVAAPRGAFFLDDGNEPVILLSAGVGATPVLSMLHSLATSASTRPVWWLYGARDGTEHPFAAEARGLLNTLPRWQSAVFYSRPGGTDRLGEEYDKQGRLSVGELSRLGLPTNAQAFICGPESFMDAMAEALATCGVDPANVHLEKFGARAALTPGIAATEAKSPHPPEGPTGPGPAIQFARSAIAVQWSPSYGSLLEFAEACDVPTRWSCRTGVCHNCETALLSGQVHYNLEPLEPPAPGSILLCVSTPSPASETLVLDL; from the coding sequence ATGGCCAAGCTAGTCTCGGTGAACGTCGGTATGCCGAAAGACGTTGCGTGGCAGGGCCGTAATGTCTACACCGGGATTTGGAAGTCTCCGGTGACGGGTCCGCGCATGGTCCGCCGCCTCAACATCGACGGAGACGGCCAAGGTGATCTGGCCGGCCACGGTGGAGAAATCCGGGCGGTGCTGGTCTACCAACTCGCGTCGTATGACCACTGGGCGGCCGAACTAGGTCGGAGCGACTTAGAGCCGGGGGCATTCGGTGAAAACTTCACCGTCGACGGGCTTCCCGACGACGAGGTCTGCATCGGAGACCGCTACCGCATCGGTGAAGCGGTGCTGGAGGTCACCCAGCCGCGCGTCACTTGCTACCGAGTAGGTATCCGACTCGGCGAACCGCGTATGCCTGCGCTGTTGGTGTCACATCGGCGGCCGGGCTTCTACTGCCGCGTATTGGCCGAAGGTGAAGTCGAAGCCGGCCAGGCCATTGAGAAGATCGCTGACGGGCCGGAAAAGATCACCGTCGCCGAGATCGATGCGCTGCTCTACCTACCAGGCCATCGCCGTGACGCATTACAACGCGCCCTTGGTATCCCAGCGCTCAGCCCCGGTTGGAAGTGGTCACTGCAGAAGCTACTGGATCAGGACACCGGCACGGCGGCCGGCAACAGCGGTCTGACCGGCAGCAGCACCCCGCCACCCGCTTGGCCGGGCTTCCGACAATTGCGTGTGATCGGAATCCACGACGAAAGCCATAGCGTGCGCTCGATTTCCCTGGCCGACCCCGACAACACGGCATTGCCCAAATGGCTGCCCGGCCAGTCGATCACGGTGCGGGTGCCAGCCGGTCCTGACGGCGCGCCGCTGATCCGGAATTACTCGCTGTCCAACGACCCTGGGTCGGGCACCTACCGGATCAGCGTCAAACGGGAGCCCTCAGGCACCGTCAGTTCCTACATCCATGCCCATGTCCGGCCCGACGATGTCCTCGATGTCGCGGCCCCGCGCGGCGCGTTCTTTCTCGACGACGGCAACGAGCCGGTCATCCTGCTGTCGGCCGGGGTCGGCGCAACGCCCGTATTGTCCATGCTGCATTCGTTGGCGACGTCGGCGTCGACGCGTCCAGTCTGGTGGCTCTACGGTGCGCGCGACGGCACCGAACACCCGTTCGCCGCGGAGGCTCGCGGGTTGCTGAACACGCTGCCCCGTTGGCAGTCCGCTGTTTTCTACAGTCGGCCGGGCGGCACGGACCGCCTGGGCGAGGAGTACGACAAGCAGGGCCGGCTCTCCGTCGGTGAACTCAGCCGCCTGGGGTTGCCCACCAACGCGCAAGCTTTCATCTGCGGACCGGAATCATTTATGGACGCAATGGCTGAGGCGCTCGCCACGTGTGGCGTCGATCCTGCCAACGTGCACCTGGAGAAATTCGGCGCACGGGCAGCCCTCACCCCCGGTATTGCCGCCACCGAAGCCAAATCTCCGCATCCGCCGGAAGGTCCGACCGGCCCAGGGCCCGCAATTCAGTTCGCCCGCAGCGCAATAGCCGTCCAGTGGTCGCCCAGCTACGGCAGTCTCCTCGAATTCGCGGAGGCCTGTGACGTGCCGACCCGATGGTCATGTCGTACCGGCGTCTGTCACAACTGCGAGACGGCGCTCCTGTCCGGGCAGGTGCACTACAACCTGGAACCCCTCGAACCGCCCGCCCCAGGCAGCATCCTGCTCTGCGTGTCCACCCCGTCGCCGGCATCAGAGACCCTCGTCCTCGATCTCTGA
- a CDS encoding MBL fold metallo-hydrolase: MNSLELFGEENADFTEGHVYFIGNATTLIRYGGLTVLTDPAFLHKGEHVHLGHGIWARREVEPACQIADLPPIDLIVLSHYHGDHFDDVAARELDKTLPIVTTADAVGKLNKLGFDRGYPLDTWESLKVSKGDAALTITAMPAKHAADDAVEELLMPVNGHVLDFGRNDELLYRLYITGDTMLVDALEDIPTRFPDIDLGLIHTGGTTFLVTVVTMTGEQAVRAVEITKPHTAIPIHYNDFSVFLSGLDDFKRAAERSYAATEFVYLAHGETYTFTPNTG, from the coding sequence ATGAACTCGCTTGAGCTGTTCGGTGAAGAGAACGCTGACTTCACCGAAGGCCACGTTTACTTCATCGGCAACGCCACAACATTGATCCGCTATGGCGGTCTGACGGTGCTGACCGACCCAGCCTTCCTCCACAAAGGCGAGCATGTGCATCTAGGTCACGGCATTTGGGCACGACGCGAGGTCGAGCCGGCCTGCCAAATAGCCGATCTGCCGCCGATCGATCTCATCGTGTTATCGCACTACCACGGCGACCATTTCGACGACGTCGCCGCCCGAGAACTCGACAAGACGCTACCCATCGTCACGACCGCCGACGCGGTGGGCAAATTGAACAAGCTCGGGTTCGACCGAGGATATCCCCTCGACACCTGGGAATCCCTCAAAGTCAGCAAAGGTGACGCGGCGCTGACCATCACCGCGATGCCGGCCAAGCACGCCGCCGACGACGCCGTCGAGGAGCTGCTCATGCCGGTCAACGGTCACGTACTCGACTTCGGCCGCAATGACGAGCTGTTGTACCGGCTTTACATCACCGGGGACACGATGCTCGTCGACGCCCTCGAGGACATCCCTACCCGCTTCCCCGACATCGACCTGGGCTTAATCCACACTGGTGGCACCACCTTCCTCGTCACCGTGGTCACGATGACCGGCGAGCAGGCAGTACGCGCCGTGGAGATCACCAAACCTCACACCGCCATCCCGATTCACTACAACGATTTCTCGGTCTTCCTGTCGGGGCTCGACGACTTCAAGCGTGCGGCCGAAAGATCGTATGCGGCAACAGAATTTGTCTATCTTGCGCACGGCGAGACTTACACATTCACGCCGAATACGGGATGA
- a CDS encoding cysteine hydrolase produces MTTQPAPPFAYSPSDTAIVVIDPQNDVLSPTGKSWELVRDSVIENQTVEHLAEILEAAKTAGFTLFISPHYFYPTDHSWLFSGPLESDELRTNAFSRTGPLNLDGFAGSGADWIDRLKPFIDDAATVVASPHKVWGPQTNDLVLQLRKRCISRVVLCGMLANMCVESHLRDLLEQGFQVAVVRDATAGPRHPVHGDGYQAALVNYAFLAHAVPYTEQVVTAMKTQLPK; encoded by the coding sequence GTGACGACGCAACCGGCGCCTCCCTTCGCATATAGTCCCTCCGACACCGCCATCGTCGTCATCGATCCGCAGAACGACGTCCTGAGCCCCACGGGTAAAAGCTGGGAATTGGTGCGCGACAGCGTCATCGAGAATCAAACGGTCGAGCATCTCGCCGAGATTCTCGAGGCGGCCAAAACCGCCGGCTTCACGCTGTTCATCTCGCCTCACTACTTCTACCCCACCGATCATAGCTGGCTGTTCAGCGGTCCTCTGGAATCAGATGAGTTGCGCACCAATGCCTTTAGCCGCACAGGGCCGTTGAATCTGGACGGCTTCGCTGGTTCAGGTGCGGATTGGATCGATCGACTCAAGCCGTTCATCGACGACGCGGCGACCGTGGTGGCCAGCCCTCACAAGGTATGGGGCCCCCAAACCAACGACCTCGTACTCCAACTCCGGAAACGCTGCATCAGCAGGGTGGTTCTGTGCGGCATGCTTGCCAATATGTGCGTGGAGTCCCACCTGCGGGACCTGCTCGAGCAAGGATTCCAGGTCGCGGTCGTCCGCGATGCAACCGCCGGCCCCCGTCATCCGGTCCACGGCGACGGCTATCAGGCGGCGCTAGTGAACTACGCATTCCTGGCGCACGCCGTCCCGTACACCGAACAGGTCGTCACAGCCATGAAGACGCAATTACCGAAATAG